AAACGATAAATATGGCTAATCACAAGTCAGCAAAAAAGAGAATAAGACAAACTGCTAGAAAAAATGCTGCTAACAGTTATTATCACAAAACTGCTAGAAATGCAGTTAAGAATCTTAGATCAGTTACTGATAAGAAAGAGGCTTTAAAGTTACTACCTTCTCTTGAGTCTATGTTAGATAAACTCACTAAGAAAAATATTATACACAAAAATAAAGCGGCTAACTTGAAGTCTAAGTTAGCAAAGCACGTTAATAGTTTGTAAAAACAAGCTCTTAGTATTTATAAAGGCTTCTCATTAATGAGGAGCTTTTTTTTTATATTTTAATCATGAATCATGAAAAACTTAGTATAAAATCTTGGTCAGAAGATGATAAGCCAAGAGAAAAATTAGTGTTAAAAGGCTCTAGAACACTAAGTCACGCAGAATTGTTAGCTATTTTAATAGGCTCAGGAAATAAAAAAGAATCTGCTGTAGAGCTGTCTAAGAAAATTATGAGCAATTGCAATGGTAAGTTAAACCTACTTTCCAAAATGTCACTTAAAGAATTGATGCAGTTTAATGGAATTGGTCAAGCAAAAGCCGTTACTATAATAGCTGCACTCGAACTTGCAAAGAGGAAAGCAATGGAAAATTCAACTGAAAAGCCTTCAATAAATTCTAGTATTGATGCCTATAATCAAATGCGTTATGACTTTGAAGGTCTTGACCATGAGCAGTTTTGGATATTACTTTTGAATAGAGCAAATAAAATTATTGAATCCAAAAATATTAGTAAAGGCGGAATAAGTGCTACAGTAGTTGATCCAAAACTTATATTTAGCTCTGCTTTGCAAGAAAAAGCCTCAGGAATAATATTATTTCACAACCACCCTTCTGGTAATGTCTCCCCTAGTAAAAGTGATATAGCACTCACTACAAAACTTAAAGATGGGGGTAAATTGTTAGAAATTAACATTATTGACCATATTATTATTGGTCAAAACACGTATTTTAGCTTTGCAGACGAACAAATGCTCTAGATGCTAATTTATACACCTAAAATAACAAGTAGAACAGAATATACGTTTAATTTAATTTTTGACACTATTTGGGACATTGAATACAAGTTAACCGATGATGTTGAATTTTTCAAGGAGTACGATGGCAATAAAATCAACTATTCAAGCAAAAAAATAGAGGATGAGTTTTTTGTAAAACGTTATGGTTTATTAGAGGAGGAAGGAGTATCGGTGCAAGAAATTAACTTTAATCAGTGGAATAACTTGCCTGTTTTTTATCAAAATTCTGATGAAAATATTCCTTTTGATGTTTTTTCTGCCACCTTTTTTCTTGTGTCTCGTTATGAAGAATATTTACCTCACATCAAAGACCATTACAACCGTTTTACAGCTAAAGAAAGTTTAGCTTATAAACATAACTTTTTAGATAGACCATTAGTAAATCTATGGCTAAAAGAATGTAAAAAAGTTTTTCAAGACCATTTTCCATTATTAGTTTTTCCTGTCAAAAAATTCAGCTATCAATCCACTATTGATATTGATAATGCCTATTGCTTTTTAGAGAAAGGATTTGTGAGAACAACAGCTTCCTTTATCAAATCAGCTTTTGAAATGGATATAGAATTGATAAAAAAAAGAAAGAATGTTTTATTAGGTAATGAGAAAGACCCGTATGATACATTTGAACTTCAGTTAGCATTAAATAAACGCTATAATGTAGATGTCGTTTATTTTATTTTATTGGCAGATTATGGTTTCAACGATAAAAACTGTTCAGTTCATAGTCGTAAATTTCAATTGCTCATAAAACATTTGTCCGACCATGCAAATCTGGGGATACATCCTTCTTTTGCCTCAAATGCGTCCTTTGAAACATTTGCTGAGGAAAAAAAACGTTTAGAAAATATTATTAAAAAAGAGGTCGAGCTTTCAAGGCAACATTTTCTTAAATTAGATTTGCCAAAAACATACAGGAACCTAATTGAATTGTCGGTAAAAGACGACTACACTATGGGTTACGCCTCTTTGCCAGGTTTTAGAGCTAGTATTTGCACCCCTTTTTACTTTTATGACTTGGAAATGGAAACAAAAACACATTTAAAAGTTCACCCTTTTGCTGTAATGGACGCGACCTTTAAATACTATTTGAGAACATCAGCAGAGAATTCTCTTCCAATGATTAAAAAGATTATTGATGATGTTAAATTAGTTGATGGACATTTCATTTCTTTGTGGCACAATGAGACTTGGTCTGAATACAAAGAGTGGAAGGGTTGGAGCAAGCTCTATGAAAACATGCTTGAACATATTTATAATTGATAAAGTATATACATTATAAAGACATTGATTTCCAGAAATGGGATGCTTGCATTAGCAATGCCGTGAATAGAAATATTTATGCTTCTAGTTGGTATCTTGATTTAGTATGTAAAAATTGGGACGCTTTAATTTTAAACGATTATGAGGCCGTGATGCCATTGCCTTGGAATAAAAAATGGGGGCTAAAATATATTGCTCAACCTCTGTTCTGTCAACAACTTGGTGTATTTCATCAATCTGATAGTATTATTGTCGATGATTTTTTAAAATCAATTCCAAAGTCATTTTTATTTGTCAACATGAACTTAAATACCCACAATGGTAAGCCTAGATTCAATTACATAAAGAATGCCAATTATGAGTTGTATATTCATGATTATCACCTTTTAAAGCGGGGGTACTCTAAAAGTCATTTAAAAAATGTTAGTAAAGCTGAAAAGTACACGGTTGAAATTTCGAGCAAGGCAGAAAGCCCCAGCGATTATCTTTTAAGAAAATCTCATGAGGCTAAAGACTTCATGACTAAAGAACAATTAATGATGGAGTTTATCATCATTGAAAATGCTATTAAAAAATCTAGGGGCGTAATGTTTTCTGCATCTTTAGGAGGTGAAAATGTCAGTTCTATTTTTTTGTTGAAAGACGGTAAGCGTTTAACCTTACTCACTTCATGTACTGACGCTAAAGGTAAAAAAGCATCTGCATACTTTTTTCTTTTAGATTATATCTTTTCTCTAGAAAAGTTCAAAGGATACATTTTTGATTTTGAGGGTTCTAATATTCCTGGTATAGCACAAAGAAATAAGGGCTTTGGTGCAGAACTTACCAACTACTATACTGTAAAGTTTAATTTTTTAGATAGATTTTTTCGTTTTAACTAGAGTTTAAGTATTGTGCTTTTATTGGAGATGAAATCAGAATAGAGGAATGATACTTTTTTATCCTTTATTTCTACACTTGTTATACTAGTTGTAAGAATGTCGCTTTTTTTCTTTTTAATTTCAAAGAGTTCCGAGTTATTTTCCTTTAGGTCTAGATGAAAATCAATTGGATTATTCCCTTGGTTTTTTGTTTCCCAATCCAATAGTAAATCATGCCTTTTCTGTTTTACTTCATTACTGTACAAAGAAGTTGATGTCCAAAGATGAGGAATTGTATTATCTAAAGATCTTACAGTTAATTTTTCGCCATTCCAATTGAACTCTTGGATATGTGTGTTTTTTTCAAAATCGACTTGTAATAGAATAAAAGGCTCAACATATTTTAAAGGAATTTGTTTGAGGAAATCTTTTGTATTCAAAAACTTAAAATTATCAAGTAAAATTTGACCTCTACTAATTTTGGTAAGAGCATTAACTGTTTTGTTAATCTTTCCGTTTAATAAACAAAGTATACGGCTTTTTGAACTAGCAATCCAAGTTCCTCCAGATTTACTATCCTTAGGGAAAATCAGACTCTCTTTATTCAACATCCTCTTTTTAGGTGTTGAGGTTGGTCTATTTACACTCTCATCTCTGCTTGATGTAAGTATAAAGTCATTATTTCGTGGGATGTAACTAACTGTACACATTATTTCTTATTGTTGAGTATGCCATTCCAAATTTATCATCTATTAACTTTTCTTTACCTAATTCTATTAATGCAACTTTGATTAGGGCCTGATGATGAATGCTGTGGTCTAAGCAAAATAGTAATTCTCTTAAGGTATTACTTACCATTTCAGCAGACTGATTGTCTTCAAAGGTGTAATTGTATTCAAAAATAATTGCACTCTGATTGTTTGTTTTTGTTGAAAGTTTTTCAACGATTGAATTTATTGTTTCAATACAAAATGTTTTGTTTGATTCCAGTTTCATTGAACGTTCCCTAGAATCGAAGTTGATGTGATTATCTTCGATGCCTTTCAAGTAGCAAAAATAGAATTCAATTATGTGTCGGCTGTGTTGACCGATAGTTGAATTATTCAAGTGTTTTATAGGAGTGCTATAATCTTTATTAGTAATTTTCTTTAAAAGAACTGAAATTGAATTTAGATTCTCCTTGCAAATTTTGTTTATCATAAGTTAATAGCTATAAAGTCGATAAATATCTATTAATATTTCTTTAAAGGAAGCTGTTTTTAACCCTTTTAATTCTCTGTTTTGTTGACTGATTTTGAACATCATATCCATATGCCAAAAGAGGTCTTTGTATGCATCTTTAATATTAGTTTTTGTGTCATAAATATGAGACGGCTCAGAATTTACTCCATTCACTTCTAAGACTTTTAGGTCTTTATTAAGTAAAGCGTCGATACTTTTTGTTTTTAAGTCAATTCTGCCATAGTAGAAGTCTGGAATATGCGATACTAACCACGAGATTACATCTACTAACTCTGGACTTATTAGGCTATTTGCATTTATAAATTCAGTACCTCTATTATGGTTACCAATAGGTTCTAATAACACTTCCTTGTCTTTTGGTACAATACTATTCCATTCAGATTGTAATTCCTTTTTTAGTTTTCTTTTTTGACCTATTGCTCTAATATTTTTTGAAATTATTTTTCTTAATGTTGATTTACCATCCCCTTTAATACTTAGAAATTTCTTTTTTGTGATTGATGTTATTTTTTCTTCTTTTCCGTCAGGTGTTTTGATAAAAAATATGCCAAGCTCTATAGGTAGATTAATGTATTCTTGTAACAAAAAATCATCTCTTGATGCCTGAACTAAAAAATCTATTAGTTCATTCATTGAGTTTACCTTTTTCACCTCTTTTCCTCTTTGACCTTTATCAGGCTTAATAATTAATGGAAATTGAAATTTATTTTGAATTATTAAGTTTTGAAGTTTATAATTTTCAATTTTCTTATTTATAAGTAAGGTTTTTGGTATTATTTCTTCTGGTAAAAAACGGTAATAATCCATTTTTGAATATTCTAATCCACCACTATACCTCATGCTAGGGTTTACAGTAGTGAAGAACGTAATAGAACGAGCTTTCAAGGATAGTATTAGCCCGTATAAAGCCACTGGGATATAAAAAATCCACATAGGCCAAAATTCAAATTTGAAAATCCTTTTAAGTCTTAGAATCACGTGTTTTTTTTCACTTTGTGTATGAGCAGTTGTATCCTAAAAGGTGCTATTGCTTATACACTTTGTTAGCAAAAGTTTTTATCTTAATTATATACAATCCACTTGGTAAATCAGATAGGTCAATAGATTGGTTTCCTATCACATTAAAGTTTTGGAATTCTTGACCTATAGTATTGACAATTTTTATTTCCGATTTCATAAAAGTTAGCCCTTCAACCTTAAGTATGTTCTTTACTGGGTTCGGGTAAATTGAAATCGAAGAAATAAGCAGGTCA
The nucleotide sequence above comes from Flavobacteriales bacterium. Encoded proteins:
- a CDS encoding NRDE family protein, with the translated sequence MCTVSYIPRNNDFILTSSRDESVNRPTSTPKKRMLNKESLIFPKDSKSGGTWIASSKSRILCLLNGKINKTVNALTKISRGQILLDNFKFLNTKDFLKQIPLKYVEPFILLQVDFEKNTHIQEFNWNGEKLTVRSLDNTIPHLWTSTSLYSNEVKQKRHDLLLDWETKNQGNNPIDFHLDLKENNSELFEIKKKKSDILTTSITSVEIKDKKVSFLYSDFISNKSTILKL
- the radC gene encoding DNA repair protein RadC, which codes for MNHEKLSIKSWSEDDKPREKLVLKGSRTLSHAELLAILIGSGNKKESAVELSKKIMSNCNGKLNLLSKMSLKELMQFNGIGQAKAVTIIAALELAKRKAMENSTEKPSINSSIDAYNQMRYDFEGLDHEQFWILLLNRANKIIESKNISKGGISATVVDPKLIFSSALQEKASGIILFHNHPSGNVSPSKSDIALTTKLKDGGKLLEINIIDHIIIGQNTYFSFADEQML
- a CDS encoding 30S ribosomal protein S20, whose product is MANHKSAKKRIRQTARKNAANSYYHKTARNAVKNLRSVTDKKEALKLLPSLESMLDKLTKKNIIHKNKAANLKSKLAKHVNSL
- a CDS encoding polysaccharide deacetylase family protein; amino-acid sequence: MLIYTPKITSRTEYTFNLIFDTIWDIEYKLTDDVEFFKEYDGNKINYSSKKIEDEFFVKRYGLLEEEGVSVQEINFNQWNNLPVFYQNSDENIPFDVFSATFFLVSRYEEYLPHIKDHYNRFTAKESLAYKHNFLDRPLVNLWLKECKKVFQDHFPLLVFPVKKFSYQSTIDIDNAYCFLEKGFVRTTASFIKSAFEMDIELIKKRKNVLLGNEKDPYDTFELQLALNKRYNVDVVYFILLADYGFNDKNCSVHSRKFQLLIKHLSDHANLGIHPSFASNASFETFAEEKKRLENIIKKEVELSRQHFLKLDLPKTYRNLIELSVKDDYTMGYASLPGFRASICTPFYFYDLEMETKTHLKVHPFAVMDATFKYYLRTSAENSLPMIKKIIDDVKLVDGHFISLWHNETWSEYKEWKGWSKLYENMLEHIYN